GGCCTCCGGCTCGGCGGAACTCCTGCTGCGTTTGGTGACGAACCTCGTCCGGAACGCCGTCGTCCGAACCTCCCGGCGGCGGCACGGCGACGGCCCACACCGAACCCTTCCTGCGCGGCTATGGCCGCGTCCGCACCGGCGAACATGCCGACATCGGCCTCGCCTTCGTCCACAGCATCGTCCGCGCCCACCGGCACCCCCGCCACCCGCACCCCGCCCACCGGCGGCCTCACCGCCACGATCCGCCTCCCCGAGGCCCCCGAAGGAAACGCCTCGGGGCGGAAATATCCGGCTCGCCGGTTACTTCCCACGTGCTTGTCCACCGGTCAGCCGTTAGTGGCACGTTATCGAAACGACAGCAGGATGCGGGATGCTCACGAAAGGCCTGTCGCCCTACGGGGAAGAAGCTCCGCCTCTTCGTCCTCCTGAAGATTATCAAACCCCGTACGAGGCATCGAGGACAGATATGCGTGAACGCTTTCTTGGAGACTTTGCGTGAGAGATTACGTTGCGAAGAGGGCCGGGTGGCACAGAGTTGTCGCCCTGCTCACGACACTCATAGCCATGACCGGAATTCTCGCCGTCCTGGCCCCTGGAACGGCATGGGCGCTGGATGACGACACGGACAACCCGGCCTACCGGTCGCTGGGAAAGGCGAACAATCCCGACTGGATGAAGGGTATCGACGGTGAGACGCCGCTCGGCTGGCTGTCCGTGCCCGGCACCCACGACACGCTCTCGATCCGCGGCGGCGACAGTACGTACACGCAGCAGAACGGCGGCCCCAGCGCCCAGACGCTCGCCGCTCAGCTCCAGGCGGGCATCAGGTCCATCGACATCCGCGTGCGGGCCATCGGTGGAAGTTTCACGATCCACCATGGCGCGGTGTACCAGGACGCGAACTTCGGCGATGTCCTCAAGGTGCTGAACGACTTCCTGTCGGCGCATCCCTCCGAAACAGTCATGATGCACATGCGGGCCGAGTGCGACAACAGCAGCGAAGCCATCGAAGTCTGCAATGACGAACCGCAGAGTACGACCGACGCGCAGCGCGCCGCGATTTTCCGCACGTACATCGACGGAGACCCGAACGCCAAGAGATTCTGGGGGCCGTCGGTCAGCGGGACGGGTCAGGCTGCCGTTCCGAAGTTGAGTGAAGTACGCGGAAAGATCGTCCTGGAGCGCTTCCGAAATATAGGTGAGGACAGCGGCAAGTACGGCATCGACGGCGGTCGCCTCTCCATCCAGGACGACTGGAAGGTAGCGACCATCCTCCCCGGTGACATCGACGCGAAGGTCCAGAAGGTCACGGACCACCTCACCGCGGCGGACAACGACAACGACGCCTCACGTATCTACGTGAACCACACGAGCGGCTCCAGCGCCTTCGCCTATCCCAAGGCCGTCGCGGACCGGGTGAACGAAAAGGTTCTCGGGCCGCTGGGTGAAGTGAAGAACCGTACCGGCGAAGTCATGATGGACTACCCCGGCTACGCCATGATCAATACGATCATCGCCGCCAACCGGCCGTGGGACGGCCTCACTTGGCAGGTGCCCCGACTCACGGTCATGCCGCTGGGTGATTCGATCACCTTGGGCGTGGGCAGCACCACCCGGACCGGTTACCGGCCCGCCCTGGCGGAGAGACTCGTCAACCGTTCGGGCGGCGTGGTGGAGTTCGTGGGTTCGATGGTCGACGCCGATGGCGTGACACGCCACGAGGGGCATTCGGGCTGGCGCATCGACGAGTTGCAGGCGAACATCGAGACCTGGCTGGCTGCGGCGAAGCCCAATCTGATCACGCTGCACATCGGCACCAACGACATGAACCGCAACTACCAGGTGGCGACCGCGCCCCAACGGCTGGCTGCGCTCATCGACCAGATCCATGCCGCCTCGCCCGACACCGTGGTCGTGGTCGCCACCCTTGTGCCGGCCACCGACCCCGCGGTCCAGGCCCGGATCGACACCTACAACCAGGCGATCCCGGGGATCGTCCTGGACCGCTTCCAGCGGGGCTACAAGATCCAGCAGGTCGGCATGGGCTCATTGACCACGGACGACCTCAACGACAACCTGCATCCCAACAACAGCGGCTACGCCAAGATGACGAACGCGTTCATGCGCGGCATCGGGGAGGCCGCCGGCAAGGGCTGGATCAAGGAGACCGTCGAGGTCAAGCCCGCGCCGCCGCGCCAGGGAGCCGACTCCGGCGACTACGACGTGGACATCAACGGCGACGGCCGGGCCGACTATCTGGTGGTGGACGACAACGGGGCCGTCCGCGCCTGGCTCAACACGGCCAATCCCACCACTGGCGCCGTCGAATGGACCGACCAGGGCTTCATCGCCTCCGGCTCCAACGACTGGTCGGCCCATCAGGTCCGCTTCGCCGACGTCGGCGGCGACGCCCGCGTCGACTACCTGGTCGTGGACCCCGCCAACGGGGCGGTCCGCGCCTTCGTCAACATGGGCGGCGACGGCCGCGGCGGCTGGCAGGACAGGGGCTTCATCGCCACCGGGTCCAGCGGGTGGACCGGCGACCAGGTCCGCTTCGCCGACGTCGGCGGCGACGCCCGCGCCGACTACCTCGTCGTCGGCCCCAACGGCGCCACCCGCGCCCTGCTCAACACCACCGACGTCACGACCGGCGTCATCAAGTGGACCGACCAGGGCGTCATCGCCTCCGGCTCCGCTGCGTGGACCGGTGGCCAGGTCCGCTTCGCCGACGTCGGCGGCGACGCCCGCGCCGACTACCTCGTCGTCGGTGACCAGGGTGCCGCCCACGCGTACGTCAACACCGGTGGAAACGGCCGTGGTGGCTGGTCGGACCAGGGCGTCATCGCCACCGGCTCCTCCCTCTGGCTCGCCGGCCAGATCCGTTTCGCCGACATCAACGCCGACGGCCGCGCCGACTATCTCGTCCTGGACGACAACGGCGCCATCCGCGCCTACCTCCACACCACCAGCACGACCGGCACCGTCAAGTGGTCCGACCAGGGAGTGATCGCCGCCGGTACCGGAGCCCCCGGCTACCGCGTCCGCATCTAGGAACCGCTCCGCTCCGACCGCTCGCCCCGCCGGCTCCCCGGCGGGGCGAGCGTTTCTTCCGGATCACCCTGCCGGCCGGGCAGCGGCTCACTCCGGCGGGTGGGTGCGTAGCCACTCGGCCCAGGTGATGGTGCCCCGGTTGCCATCGGGACAGGTCAGGTCGCGGGCCGCCCGCTCGACCGCGGACGGTACCGGGACACGCAGGAGGCGTCGCTGCCTGCCGCGGATCTGCTGCCACGTCGCGAGGAGTTCGCCGAGCGTGAGCACCTCCGGACCTCCGAAGTCCACGCACTGCCCGCCGGGACCTTCGACGACGCGTCTGGCGAGGTAGTCGGCGAAGTCGCGCGAGTCCGCCGGCTGGGTCCGCAGATCGGTGGGCAACGGCACTACGGGCAGCCGGGCCGCCTTGCCCAGCATCCGGTCGGTCAGCCAGTGGAACTGGGTGGCGCGGAGGATCGACCAGGGCACCTGCCCGGCTCGTACCAGCTCCTCGGCGGTGTGCTTGACGCGCATGTACGGGATGCGGGCCCGGTCGACGCCGACGATGGACACGTAGGCGAAGTGGGTCACCCCGGTGTGGACGGCCGCGGCGAGGAGTCGGCGGGTGCCGTCGACATCGACCTCCGGCGGGCTGCGCCAGAAGTCGACCGGCAGGAGAAAGCCTCGTCTGGCAGCCGGGGAGAGCGTTGCCGCGTGAACGATGACCTGGGACCCGGACACCGCCGCCGTTATCCCCTCGCCGGTGGCGAGGTCTCCTCGGATCCACTCCACATCCGGATCCGATCCCGGTGAACGGGCGAGCACGCGCACGTGGTGCGACGGCTTCAGCCGGGCGACCACGTCGCGTCCCAGATGCCCGGTACCGCCCGTGACCAGCACGGTTGCCATCGGCAGCACCTCCGGATCGAGCACCTCGGTCCCCTGCTTCACTGTCTCACCCTGGTGGGTCACCGGCATTCGCGCGGCGCCCGGACCCGTCTCTCCCTCACCTGCCCGACGACCTCGCGTCGGCGTACCGCAGCAAGGCGCCCACGCCCTCGTACAGCCTCAGCTCGCTCTCCGGTACGACGACCAGCTCGGCACGGGTGCCGACGAGGGCCCGGACAAGGGCGTCGTCGGCGCGTTCCTCGCGTGGCGCCCGTACACCGAAGGACGTCAGCTCCGCCTCGGTCAGGGCGAGCTGGGTGGGCTGGGAGCCCACCCAGAGCCGCGGTGAGGACCCGGGCGGCCGGTTCAGCAGCAGTGCTGCCACCTGGCCCCGCTGGAGGGCGGCGACGGTGGCGGCCAGACCCTCCGCCACGGGCCCGTTCAGGGCACGCCGACCGATGAAGACGTCCACGAGCTCCCGGTCGTGCGCGGCCATGTGGCCGCGGAAGACGCCGTCGAGCTGCGGCTCCAACAGGGCGCGTCCGGTGTCGGTGGGGGTCGGGCCGCTCACGCGTACGATCTTGTCCCGCAGGGCGTGCGGCAGGCGGCGGATCAGTACGTTGCACGCCCACTCGTCCCCGCCCACGACGACGGCGTCGGCATGGGCGCGCCGCGCCCGTTCGTCCAGCCGGTGGCCGAGCCGGACGCAGGTGCGATGCCAGGTCGCCACCGCGACCCTGCGGCGCAGCCGCTCACCCGGGGTGACGGTGGACGTGGGCCAGGTGCCGGTCTCCGCCTCCAGCGCCACCCAGCCGTGGGTCTCGGCGGTCGGAAGGCCGCCGTAGTGGACGACCACGGCCATGTACGGGATCTCCGGAACGTGCTGGGTGACCAGGGGCATGGCGTCCGGCAGGGTGCTGTACCGCGCGGAGTCGTGCTCGGGTGGCTCGGGAAGCTCCCCGTCCAGGACGAGCGTGCCGTGGGCGGCGAAGATGGCCTGCCCGTGCACCCCCGGAACTTCTGCGTCGGCGCCGACCACCTCCTCCAGCACGTTCGTCAGCGCCTCGTCCGCGCCCTGACGGGTCAAGCTCTCCCGCAGCCGCTCCCAGCGCAGCGCGATCGCCCGCTCGGGATGCTCGACGTCCCGGGAGGTGTCCAGATACACGGAGGCGTACGGGCCCGGCTCTGCGTAGAGGGGCTCAAGGAACGACAGCCTCATCGCCACTCCTCGTCGACGGCCCCCCACCTTCGATGATGCCCGAGACCAGTCGTCGGAGGCACTCACGGCATCCGGTGCGCGAGACGCCGTCGATCACCGGACGGCGGGATACTGCGGCCATGAGGGTAGCGGTGATGACAGCCGGGTCGCGTGGGGACGTAGCGCCGTACACCGGTCTCGGGCACGGGCCTTGACCGCAGCTCTGAAAGAGGTGACCAGCGAGCCGGTCTACCGCCGTCGTGCCCTGGCACTCTCCGAACGGATCCGGAGCGAGGACGGGGTCGCACCGGTCGTCGCCGCGGTGCGCCGGGATGGCGGGGAGCCGGAGCGGCCAACGGCCGAAGGCGTCGCCGAGCATCACCGGTCGTTGCCCGATGTGCCGGTGAGAAGTGGCTGTTCGGTCCAGATGACCTTGCCGTCCGCGGTGTAGCGGGTGCCCCAGCGGCCGGCGAACTGGGCCACCAGGAACAGGCCCCGTCCGCCCTCGTCGGTGGTCGCCGCGCGCCGCAGGTGTGGAGCGGTGCTGCTGCCGTCCGAGACCTCGCAGATCAGGGCGCGGTCGCGGATCAGACGTACGCGGACGGGCTCGGCGGCGTAGCGGATGGCGTTGGTGACAAGCTCGCTGAGGATCAGCTCGGTGGTGAACGACTCCTCCTCCAGACCCCATTCGGCCAGCGTGCGGGCGACGGCGGCGCGAACCTGCCCGACGGCCGACGGTTCGGACGCGACGTCCCAGGCGGCTGTACGGGCGCTGTCGACCGCACGCGTGCGGGCGACCACCAGTGCGATGTCGTCCGAGGGATGCTCGGGCAGCAACGCGTCCAGAACCGCGCCGCAGGTCTGCTCGGGCGTGCGGCCGGGGTGCGCCAGAGCACGCCGCAGCAGTTCCAGCCCTTCGTCGATGTCGCGGGTGCGGTCCTCCACGAGACCGTCGGTGTAGAGCACGAGGCTGCTGCCCTCGGGGAGTCGTATCTCGGCTGTCTCGAAGGGGAGTCCGGAGAGCCCGAGGGGTGGTCCGCCCGGTACGGCGGCGAACGCCGCGCTGCCGTCGGGGTGCACGACGGCGGGCTCGAGGTGGCCGGCGCGGGCCATCGTGCACAGCTGGGAGCCCGGGTCGTAGAGCGCGTACAGACAGGTGGCACCCGTGACCGGCGCGATGTCGCCGTCGCCGCTCTCGTCCTGGTCGATCCGAGTGACCAGTTCGTCGAGGTGCCACAGGAGTTCGTCGGGCGACATGTCCAGGGAGGAGAAGTTGTGGACCGCGGTGCGCAGCCGGCCCATGGTGGCGGCGGCGTGCAGCCCGTGGCCGACCACGTCCCCCACGACGAGCGCGACGCGGGCGCCGGGCAGCGGGATGACGTCGAACCAGTCTCCGCCGACACCGCCGCTGCCCGCGTGCGCGGGCAGGTAACGGTGGGCCACGTCGAGCGCGTTCTGCTCCGGCAGGGCGCGGGGGAGCAGGCTGCGCTGCAGGGTGACCGCCATGGTGTGCTCGCGCGTGAAGCGCCGGGCGTTGTCGATGGTGACCGCCGCACGGGCGGCCAGTTCCTCGGCGAGTGTCACGTCGTCGTGCTCGAACGGCTCGGGCTTGCGCGACCGCCAGAACGTGACGACACCCAGGATGACGCCGCGGGCACGCAGCGGAGCCGCGATCATCGAATGGATGCCGGCCTCGACAAGTCCCCTGGCCCGTTCGGGGTCTTGAGCCTGCCAGCCGGAGAAGGCGGTCATGTCCGCCTCCAGGACCGTCTCGCCCGAGCCGTAGCCGAGGCTCTGCGGGGTGGACGGGACGAACTGGATCAGTTTTCCGGGCGGGTAGAGCGGTGTGTCGTCCCGGATACCCCGGAACGCGACACGGCGCATCGCCGCACCGTCCTGCGACGGCTCCTCGCCCCGCAGGACCGGGTCGGCCAGGTCGACGGTGACGAAATCGGCGAACCGGGGGACGGCGAAGTCCGCCAGCTCCTGGGAGGTCCGTTCGACGTCGAGGCTGGTACCGATCTCCCATCCGGCGGTGAACAGCAGTTTCAGGCGTTCCTGCGCCACATCGGCCCGGCCGGTGACGGCCTGCAGTTCGGTGGTGTCCCGCAGCGTCGCGACACAGCCGGACGGCCCCCCTCCGGGGTCGGTCGGCCGCTGGTTGACGGCGAGCAGCCGGTCTCCGGCCAGGTGCACCTCGTCGGTGGCCGAGCGTCCGGAAGTCAACAGCCGGGCGATGTCCGGGGCGAGTCCCAGCTCATGGGCGAGCAGGCCCTCCGCCTCCGGGCTCAGACCGAGCAGCCTGCGGGCCTCGTCGTTGGCCAGCGCCAGCCGACCGTCGCCGTCGAGGATCAGAACGCCTTCGCGCACGGCGTGCAGTACCGCGTCGTGGTGCTCGTACATGCGGGTCATCTCGGCGGGCCCCAGGCCGTGGGTCTGGCGGCGCAGCCGCCTGCCGACCAGAGCGGTACCGAAGGTGGCGACTGCCAGCGCGGCCGCCGCGGCACCGAGCAGCAGGGGCAGCTGATGCTCGACGACACCGCTCACCGCTTCGAGCGTGACCCCGGCGGACACCAGAGCGATCACGTCGCCCTCGGCGTCGGTCACGGGGACGACGGCGCGGGTGGACGGGCCGAGGGTGCCGGTCACGGTCTCCCTGACGATCCCGCCTGCTGCCGCAGGGCCGATCGTGCCGATGTAGTGCTTTCCGATCTGTGCCGGATCGGGGTGGGTGATGCGGATCCCGTCCTTGGTCATCACCACGAGGAAGTCGACGCCGGACGCCTTTCGCGCTTCCTCGGCGCGTGGCTGGAGCTCCGCGGTCGGGTCGGGACCGGCCAGGACCTCCTCGATGCCCGGCGCGCTGGCGAAGGTCTCGGCCACGGCGAGGGACCGGTTGCGCGCTTCCCGCTCGCTGTCGGCACGGGACTGCAGGACGAGAGCAACCACGGCGGCGACGACGAGGAGCACCACGATCGCCGCCTGTAGGGAGAAGACCTGGCGGGCGACGGTGCGGACGCTCAACGCGGAGCGCAGGCGGCCGAGGAGTCCGGCCATAGTCCATGTCTAGCACCGGCCCGAACGGCGGGCGAGCGGGCTGCCCGGGCACGGAACGGACCGGCCCACGGAACGGACCGGCCCACGGGCACGTACCGCGCTGTGGGGCCGGCGGACGCCTCCCGGGTGCGATGCGCACCGAGGGTGGTGACACTGGTGCCATGGCGCACAAGGTATTGCTGGAAGGCGGGCCGGACGACCTCCCCGAGCGGATCGTCACGGTCGAGACCCCCGGCGAGGACGTGAAGATCCCGCACCTCGGCGGATACGAGCACTTCAGGGAGACCGAACGCCGGCACGACACCGCGGAGGGAACCCTGCGGGTGTACGAATGGTGGGAGCGTACGGAGATCGCCGAGTAGGGCGGCCGGACACACGCCGTGACGGGTGTCGTGGACTCGGATCACGTCACCGAGTCGATTCGCCCGGTACGTGCGTCCCGGTCTTCACCGAACCGGCAGGCCGGTCCGCCGACGGGAGCGGACCGCGATCGAGGCTGGAGAGCAGTTCCGCCGGCCGGTCGGCGAAGACTGTCAGCCCTTGCGGACCTCGCGCGGTGCGTGGCTGTAGTGGGCATGGCCGCGTTCGAGCGCGACGAAGGTCAGTCGAGCGTTGTCGAGCAGGGGGGAGAGGTCTCCGTCGACCACTCGCGTCGAACCGGAGACGATCACCTCGCGGAGTGCCGGATGGTCCGCGACAGGGGCGAGCGAGGCGATGTCACCGCTGTTCTCCAGCTCAAGGCGGTGCAGGAGAGCGAGACCGGAGACAAAAGCGATCGCGTCGGTCCTCGCGGAGAGCAGGGATACGTCCTCCAGTGCCGCGGCCCCGGCCAGCAGCTCGGAACGGGCGAGCCGGCCGTCGTAGAGGCGGAGTTCCCGCAGGGCCGGGAAGAGCGCGGCACCTTCCATGTCGGTGACGTGCTTCCGGCTCGCTTCGAGGCGGAGCTTCCGCAGGGCCGGCTTGGGCCCGAGCGCGGAAAGGGATGCTCCCTTCCACTCCGGCAGGACGAGGTCGTCGAGGGAGGCGAGCAGGGAAAGGGACCGGGCCACGACCGGCCACGGGGCCTCCAGCTCCCGGAGCTCCGGCAGCCCGGCCAGGTCCAGCTCCTGGGTGGCGGACGCGGGCAGCCGCAGGCGTACGAGTCCGGGGCATCGCGTCACCGGGGAGAGGTCCGGGACACCGCTCAGGACGCGGAGACTGCGCAGTCCGGCAAGGTCGGTCAGGAAGGCGAGGTCGACGGCGGGACCGGTCTTCCGGCGTGCGGGCGCTCCGATGACCAGCCCGTCGCACGTACCGTCCTCGAACCGCTCGGTATATGCGGGATCCCACGGTTCGTCGGTCACGAACATCTCGGACCACCCGTCGCGCCGTCGGGCGATCTTCATGCGTACTCCTCCGGGAATAGAAGAAAAAGGAGGTGGGGACGTTCCGTCCCCACCTCCTCTCCGTCAGCAGTACGGAGGCGCCCCGCCCGTGTCGTGTCGTGGCCGTCCGGACCGGACCGAGCGCACTGCGGTCGCGACCGCACGGAAGGATGATAGGACCATGGAAGGGCTACCTTTCACTCCTCCCGCCGGGGCGGACGAAGGCGGGCACCTCGGTCCGCCCCCGGCCGCTATCGCCCTGATTGCCGCAGACGGAGAGCTCGTCGGGTGGAGTAGTGAGGCCGAGGCCCTCCTGGGATATCCCGCTTCGGAGGTACTGGGACGCCGGGCGGCGGACCTGCTCGTCACCCCGCACGCCGATCGCGACGGATCGGAGGAGCGGCGACCGGATCAGCGACTGTGGTTCGGTGGGACACCCAGTGCCGTCGTGGACGCGCGCCACCGTAGCGGACACACCCTCCGTGTGGCAGTGGCTCTGCGCCCCCTGGCTCCCGCCTCCGACGGGGACTCCACCGGCCGGGCCCCCACCGCCGTCCTCATGGCCACCGAGCTGGAGGGACTTCGCTGGTGGGAGACCCGACAGGCGATGCTGCAGGGGCTCGTGACCCAGTCACCCGTGACACTGACCATCTACGGCCCCGGCGCGCGCCTCTTGTGGGCCAACGCATCCAGTGTCCAGGAGCTCGGCGGCGACCTCGCAGCATCGCTGGGCCGCTCCATGACCGAACTCTTTCCCGGCGATGTCCTCACCACCGAGCATCTGGCGTCGGCCGAGGACTTCGTCCAACAGATCCTCGAGACCGGTGAGCCGGTCATCGACGTGCATTTCCGAGGGCGCGCCCCGGCCGACCCGCGGCGTGAGCACGTCTGGTCCTCGTCCTACTTCCGACTGCTGGACGGCCGGGGAGAGCCGGTGGGCGTGTGCGAACAGTCCATCGACGTCACCGACCACTACCGTGCGCAGCAGCGCCTCGCTCTCCTCGCGGAGGCCGGTGCACGGATCGGGGCGACACTCGACCTGTCCGTGACGGCAGCGGAGCTCGCCAAGATCGTCGTGCCGCAGTACGCCGACGCCGTGCTGGTCGACGTGGCGGCAGAGGTGCTCGAAGGAGAGGAACCGAAGCCCGTCACGGCATGGGACCTGGTGCGCGTGGCCGATTCCGACGGAGAACCCTCTCGGGTGGGCGAGCAGGTCGCGTACGCCACCGGATCGTCGCAGGCCGAAAGCCTGGCAGGGGGCCGTGCGACCGCGGACGCCGTGGTCGCGCCGACACGGCTGTACGTCCCGCTGATCGTGCGGGGGACGCCATTGGGTCTTGTCACCTTCGTGCGGGGCGAGGACTCGGAACCCTTCGGCGACGATGATCGGGCGGTGGCAGAGGAGCTGGCGTCGCGGACCGCCGTGTGCATGGACAACGCCCGGCGGTACCGGCGAGAGCGCACCGCAGCGTTCATGCTCCAGCGCAGTCTGCTGCCACGGTCGCTGCCCGAGCTGAGCGCGGTCGAGGCGGCGAGTCGCTACCTGCCCGCCGACAGCCACCTCGGCGCCGGCGGCGACTGGTTCGACGTCATTCCGCTGTCCGGCGCACGTGTCGGACTCGTCGTGGGGGACGTCGTCGGCCACGGGCTGGGAGCCGCTGCCACGATGGGGCGCCTGCGCGCGATGGTGCGCACCCTGGCCGAGCTGGACCTCGCGCCCGACGAACTCCTGGCCCGGCTGAACGATCAAGTCGGCAAGGACGCGTCGGACCAGAAGGTGCAAGGCTCGGAGGGCAGTGGCGCCGTCGGAGCGACGTGTGTCTACGGGGTCTACGATCCAGCTTCTCGAACGAGCACCTGGGCGGCGGCGGGACACCCGTCGCCGGCTGTGGTGCAGCCGCACGGCCCCGTCAGCTTCCTTCGTCTGCCACCGGGGCCTCCTCTGGGCGTGGGACGGCTTCCGTACGAGGGCGCGGAAGTGACGCTCGCCGCAGGAAGCCTGGTCGTTCTGTTCACCGACGGCCTCGTGGAGGCGCGGGGGCAAGGCATCGACGTGGGGTTGGGCCGCTTGGCGGCTGTACTCGGGGAGCAGCGAGGATCGTCGTCCGACCTGTTGTGCGCCCAGATCGTCGCGGAGCTGGTGCCGGACCATGTGCGGGACGACGCGGCGCTCCTTGTCGTGCGCACCCGTGCGCTGGACGCACGCCAGGTGGCGGCCTGGGAGCTGCCCTCGGACCCCGCGCTCGTCGCACGCGCACGTTCGATGGCCGCGGAACAGCTTGTGCGGTGGGGACTGGACGATCTGGCGTTCACCACGGAACTGGTGGTCAGTGAACTGGTCACCAACGCGATCCGTCACGCCTCCGGCCCGATCGGTCTGCGCTTGATCCGGGACCGTTCTCTCATCTGTGAGGTCTCCGACTCGCAGCACACCTCACCCCATGCCCGCTACGCAGGCAACGACGAGGAGGGCGGACGTGGACTGTTCATGGTCGCCCAGCTCACCGAGCACTGGGGTACGCGTTACATGCCGACGGGTAAGACGATCTGGGCGGAACAGGCCTTGCCCGTGCCTTGACGGCTCACGGCGTGTGCAGGCGTACGGCCAAGGCGGCGATGTCATCGTCGAGGCTGCCTCTGCTGTGACGGAGGAGGTCGTGGTGCAGCGCCGTGAGCAGATCACGGGGAGGTGTGGGGGGCTGTCGGCGCATCCACGCTGTCAACGGGAAGAACTCACCGTCCCGGGCGCGGGTTTCGGCGATCCCGTCCGTATAGAGGAGGAGAAGTTCTCCGGGAGCGAAGTCGAAGGCGTCCGCACGGTACTGGTCGCCGAGCATTTCCGCGAGGCTGAGCAGAGGCGAGGGGACGGACGGCTCGAGGGTGCGCACCTCCTTGAGGCTGTGGATCAAGGGCGGGGGGTGTCCGCAGTTGACGATGGTGATGTGGCTGCCTTGATGCGGGATCTCGACGAGCAGCGCGGTGGCGAAGCGTTCCATCGGCGCCTCGGGTGGATGGGCGGCGTTGTGCCGGGCGCAGCTCGCGTCGAGCTTGCGGGCGACGTCGGCCATGGAGGCCTCGCCGTGTGCCGCCTCCCGGAAGGCGTTGACGATCGCCGCGGCCGCCCCCACCGCCGGCAGGCCTTTGCCCCGCACGTCGCCGATGAGCAGCCGTACTCCGTACGGCGTATCGACCACCTCGTAGAAGTCCCCGCCGATGCGGGCTTCCGCGGCGGCCGCGAGGTACAGCGATTCGATCTCGACGTTCCGGAAACGGTGCGGCAGGGGCCGCAGTACCACCTGCTGGGCCGCGTCGGCGACGAGCCGTACCTGAAAGAGCGTGCGCTCCCGTTGAAGCCGGACATGGCTTCCGTATGCGGCGGCCACGGTGACCGCGATGATTCCCCCGCACGTCCACCACGTCCCGAGATCGGGGAAGACGAAGCTGAGGCCGATCATCAGAAGGA
Above is a genomic segment from Streptomyces sp. NBC_00094 containing:
- a CDS encoding PP2C family protein-serine/threonine phosphatase codes for the protein MIESGRPRLRRSYGYGRLVRLSPVILTVVIASLAYATPPEMAFSRLLPAAPALAAAMWPVLPTVLLGTVCLLLMIGLSFVFPDLGTWWTCGGIIAVTVAAAYGSHVRLQRERTLFQVRLVADAAQQVVLRPLPHRFRNVEIESLYLAAAAEARIGGDFYEVVDTPYGVRLLIGDVRGKGLPAVGAAAAIVNAFREAAHGEASMADVARKLDASCARHNAAHPPEAPMERFATALLVEIPHQGSHITIVNCGHPPPLIHSLKEVRTLEPSVPSPLLSLAEMLGDQYRADAFDFAPGELLLLYTDGIAETRARDGEFFPLTAWMRRQPPTPPRDLLTALHHDLLRHSRGSLDDDIAALAVRLHTP